The nucleotide sequence GATCCGACTTCGCCGTTTCCGAGGGTTGGGGCGAGAACATTGCCATCGGCGGGAACCTGGCAGGACACCAATGGTCTGACAATATCCTGCTGGAAAACTTCACTTCCGAGAAAAGCCGCAAGCAGGGGATTAGCGTATTCTCTGTCAAGGGGCTTACTATCCGAAATGGTATCTTACAGAAAACCGGCCTGTTAAGCGGGCAGGCAGGTACTAATCCCAAGGCAGGCATTGACTTTGAGCCTGAAGCGTATCCCCGGTATGTCCAGAACGTGCTTGTTGAGGACTGTCAGATAATCGACAACGACGGGTGGGGCATCGACTGGTGGTTCTATCATCTGGCGGCGGGCTCCATGACCGATATTGTCACGATAACAATTAACAACTGCACTGTAACCGGCAACGGTTCAGGGCAGATACGGTACGGCACAGGCTTCACAGCAAGCAACGCTTATTACCCATACCTGAACATTACCGTTGACGACGTACAGATTGGAAGCGGCGCTGTTTAACATATTCCTCTTTGGAAGGGGGTTTTTTTATTGGCATTAACTTTTGGGGATGTCAGGGAGTC is from Pseudomonadota bacterium and encodes:
- a CDS encoding right-handed parallel beta-helix repeat-containing protein; this encodes SDFAVSEGWGENIAIGGNLAGHQWSDNILLENFTSEKSRKQGISVFSVKGLTIRNGILQKTGLLSGQAGTNPKAGIDFEPEAYPRYVQNVLVEDCQIIDNDGWGIDWWFYHLAAGSMTDIVTITINNCTVTGNGSGQIRYGTGFTASNAYYPYLNITVDDVQIGSGAV